A region from the Triticum urartu cultivar G1812 chromosome 1, Tu2.1, whole genome shotgun sequence genome encodes:
- the LOC125520414 gene encoding uracil phosphoribosyltransferase-like: MPSPATATAAAAGAPLHRRPCAPRRLVQASYCSLASRALVEPARHAAPAPLLVRRPRPSLAVARAASPDAATGSSRSPASGGQMLVFVPPHPLIKHWVSVLRNEQTPCAVFRSAMAELGRLLIYEACRDWLPTITGEIQTPVAVSSVEFIDPREPVMVVPILRAGLALAENASSILPATKTYHLGLRRDEETLQPSVYLNNLPEKIPEGTRVLVIDPMLATGGTIVAAIDLLVDRGVTSKQIKVVSAVAAPPALQKLSNKFPGLHVYAGMIDSEVDERGYIVPGLGDAGDRSFNT, translated from the exons ATGCCGTCGCCCGCCACGGCCACGGCCGCGGCCGCGGGAGCGCCCCTCCATCGCCGCCCGTGCGCGCCGCGCCGCCTCGTGCAAGCCTCCTACTGCTCCCTCGCCTCCCGCGCGCTCGTCGAACCCGCGCGCCACGCCGCCCCGGCCCCGCTGCTCGTCCGCAGGCCCCGGCCGTCTCTGGCGGTGGCGAGGGCGGCGAGCCCCGACGCCGCCACCGGTTCGTCGCGGTCGCCCGCCTCCGGCGGCCAGATGCTG GTGTTCGTCCCGCCGCACCCGCTGATAAAACACTGGGTCTCCGTCCTGCGCAACGAGCAGACGCCCTGCGCCGTCTTCC GGAGTGCTATGGCAGAGCTTGGTCGTCTCCTCATATATGAAGCCTGCAGGGATTGGCTG CCTACAATCACAGGAGAAATCCAAACACCCGTGGCTGTTTCAAGTGTTGAATTCATTGATCCAAGGGAGCCTGTTATG GTTGTTCCAATTCTGAGAGCTGGTCTTGCTCTAGCTGAAAACGCTTCATCAATTTTGCCAGCCACCAAGACTTATCACCTTG GACTTCGTAGGGATGAAGAAACACTTCAACCTTCGGTATATCTCAACAA CTTGCCAGAAAAGATTCCAGAGGGGACTCGTGTGCTAGTTATTGATCCAATGCTGGCCACTG GTGGGACAATCGTTGCTGCTATTGACTTGTTGGTTGACCGTGGAGTTACAAGCAAACAAATTAAAGTT GTATCAGCTGTTGCAGCACCTCCTGCGCTACAAAAGCTCAGCAACAAGTTCCCTGG GCTCCATGTGTACGCAGGGATGATCGATTCTGAAGTAGACGAGAGAGG GTACATCGTTCCCGGGTTGGGAGATGCTGGTGATAGAAGCTTTAATACATAA
- the LOC125520425 gene encoding PRA1 family protein A1-like has protein sequence MDWSAVTAEDLVAALREVDWSTPPRPVPEFFSRFTVPRSYSKWTSRLKCNLYYYRTNYFILIMFILGLGFLWKPVAILAAFMTGFSIAFLNDSFAVTFNEKVTRTVRQFSPHLAAKMRPPITPVIRGRPSSKRSIHICGRPRWLFVLLFSAVSCMLWLTSCSLLTVLWALLIALLTTVLHASFRTPNLKARLNTFREEFRAVWRNYSEL, from the exons ATGGACTGGAGCGCGGTGACGGCGGAGGACCTGGTGGCCGCGCTACGGGAGGTGGACTGGTCCACGCCGCCGCGCCCCGTCCCGGAGTTCTTCTCCCGCTTCACCGTCCCCCGCTCCTACTCCAAGTGGACCAGCCGTCTCAAGTGCAACCTCTACTA CTACAGGACAAACTACTTCATCTTGATCATGTTCATTCTTG GGCTGGGTTTCCTTTGGAAGCCAGTTGCTATTCTTGCAGCTTTTATGACTGGATTCAGCATTGCATTTCTTAATGACAG TTTTGCTGTCACTTTTAATGAGAAAGTCACACGAACTGTCAGGCAGTTCTCACCACATTTAGCTGCAAAGATGAGACCACCGATAAC CCCTGTTATTCGTGGTCGACCAAGCTCGAAGAGATCAATTCATATTTGTGGTCGGCCTCGCTGGTTGTTTGTTCTTTTATTTTCGGCAG TTAGCTGCATGCTCTGGTTGACCTCATGCAGTCTCCTCACGGTTCTATGGGCGCTTCTCATTGCTCTGCTTA CAACGGTACTTCATGCCAGCTTCAGAACACCTAATTTGAAAGCACGTCTTAATACGTTCAGAGAGGAATTCCGAGCAGTTTGGCGGAATTATAGTGAGCTCTAG